A window of Candidatus Eisenbacteria bacterium genomic DNA:
TGACCGGCTCGATGCGGCCCTCCACCGCGATGAGCGCCGACGGACCGCTCAACATCTACAACGCCGTGGCGATCGCCGGCGATCCCGCCGCGCGCGGCCGCGGCGTGCTGGTCACCGTCGACGACGACATCCATTCGGGGCACGACATCGTCAAGACCCACTCCACCGACGTCGGCACCATGGCATCGGGCGAGGCCGGGCTGATCGGCGCCACACTGTTCGGCAAGCAGACCTGGTACCGGATGCCGGCCTTCGTTCACACGCGGAAGAGCGAGTTCAGCATTGACGGCGTCAATGCTCTCCCCCGCGTGGACATCATCTACGCCCACGCCAACATGTCCCCGGACATCATCACCTCGGCGGTCGAGCACGGCGCGAAGGGGATCGTCATGGCCGGCGTGGGTGACGGCAACATGACGGCGCCTTCGGTCGAGGCGCTGAAGTCGGTGATCGCGAAGGGCGTCGTGGTCGTGCGCTCGTCGCGGACCAACGGCGGCATCATCCGGCGCAACATCGAGCTCAACGACGACGAGCTCGGGACCGTCGCCTCCATGGAGCTCAACCCGGCCAAGGCGCGCGTGCTGCTGCAGCTGGCGCTGTTGAAGACGCAGGACGCGAAGAAGATCCAGGACTACTACAACCGCTACTAGGCGCACCGAAGCAGCCGACCATTCCGCGGCTGCACCAGAACGCCCGGGCCTCGCTGCGATGACGTGGCGAGGCCCGGTATTCGAGGCATCGGGGTTCGCTTCCGCGCCCCGGATCGTTCAGGACCCGTGAGGGGATCGCAGCGTATGTCGCTTCCGTTCCGCGAGGCCGGCGGCCGCCGGACGAGCATCTCGAAGGTGTGGCGCTGGATCCCTCTGGGTCTGGCGTTCTTGCTTCTGTCGACGACCTCCTCCCCTTCACGGGGGCAGGAAGCGGCGGCGCCCGACCCGGCGGCGATGGACACCACGCTCGCGGCCGGTGAGGCGGATGCGCAGAAACCCGCCCAGCGAGGTTTGGCCAAGTACAACCACTGGGACTGGGGTTTCACCACGTTCCGGATCGGCTACGGCTTCCTGGTCGACTTCGTGACCCACAGGCAGGAAGACGTGGCCAAGGAGCAGGTGCTGACGAAGGACGACGCGGGGTTGCGCGACTTCCGCTTCATGTTCAAGGGAAAGCTCGCCACGCAGCGGGACATCACGTGGACTGCGGGCGTCATGTACGACGGCGGGACCAAGGACTGGCACATGCGCCAGACCGGATTCATGATCGCCGTGCCCGAGATCAACAGCCACTTCTTCATCGGCCGCACGAAGGAGGGCTACTCCCAGTACAAGCACATGGCCGGATACGACCTCTGGACCTTCGAGCGAACCCTGTTCCTGGATGCGTTCATTCCGATCCTGGGGGACGGCGCGAAGTGGATCTACAACATGCCCGGACATCGGCTGGGCTGGCAGCTCAGCTACTTCAACGACGCGACCTCCGAGAAGGAGAAGTTCGCCACCTACGACCAGCAGGTCGTGGCGCGCGTGACCTTCTTGCCCATTTTCTCCGAGGCCAACAAGGAGCTGATGCACATCGCGGTGATGGGCCGCGACGTCAAGCCCGACGAGGGCCAGTTCCAGGCCCGCTCGCGGCCGGAGTCCTACCTCACTCCGTACTTCGTCGACACCGGCAAGTTCCCCTCGGATCACGCGCGCACCTTCGGACTCGAGGCCTACTATCGCAAGGGTCCGTGGCTCTATGGCGCCGAGTACGGCTGGCAGAGGATGGACGCCCCAACCGTCGGGGACCCGTCCTTCCAGGGCGGCAACGTCACGATGGTATGGCTCGTCACCGGCGAGACTCGGGGCTACAACAACGTCAGCGGCTACTTCAACGCGGTCTCGCCCAAGCGGACCATCTTCGAAGGCGGGCCAGGCGCGTTGGAGACGTCTTTGAACCTGTCGTACATGGACCTCGACAGCGGGACGCTTCGGGGTGGCAAGTTCTGGCGGATCACGCCGGCGGTGAAGTGGCACATGATGGACTACCTGCGGATCGAGCTGGCCTACGGGTATGGCGTGCTCGACCGCTTCGACCAGCAAGGCGCCACGCACTTCTTTCAGGGGCGATTCATCACCGGACTCTAGAACTCGTCGCGCTCCTCCCGATCCGCCTGATCGTCGATCTCGTCTCCCAGCGTGCCCTGGCGATCGTCCCTGCGCTTGGCTTCGTCGGGGTAGCTCTCGCCTTCCTTGGTTCTCGGATCGCCGTGGATTTCCCGGTCCACCGGTCGCGAGGCCTGGGCGGCGGACTCTTCCTCGCCGGCTAGGGCCGCATCTCCCCCGTAGCCACCCGTTCCGGTGCTGGCGTCGATTCCCTTGTCCCCTCCACCACCCTCCTCGTTCCCAGGGTCGATCTCACCCGCTTGCGAACGATCGCTTCCTTCGAGAGCGCTCTCCCACGGGTTGATGGGAGGGGTCAGCGTCTTCTTTCTGTGTGCCTTCGGCATCATGAGCCTCCTTGGTCCGGCCTCTGCTCGCCGTGGCTGCAAGGAGACTGCCGCAATGCAAGTGATTGTTGCGTAACGATCAGTCGCCGGTTATCTCGAGCGATCTTGTAAGGATTACTTCCTGGAAGCCGCGAGCTTCGCGACCAGACCGTAGTGATCGGAAGCCCACACACTGTCGGGACCGACGCCGCGGAAGATCAGCTCGGTCGCGACCGGCAGCAGCTTCGGCCTCGCTTTCTTGTCGACGAAGACGTGATCGATGACGCCCGGGTCGGGCCCGAAGCGCTTGTTGTAGGTGCTGGCTTCGTCGCGCGTCGCCTTGGGATGAACGGCGCGAAACGCATCGACGTAGCGTGGGGTCAAGAGACCCATCTCCGGCGTGTGCAGCTCGGCGTTGAAGTCCCCGGCCAGCACCACCGGCCCCTCCCCGCGCGTCGAGTCCACGTAGGCGAGCAGGTGGCGAATCTGCTTCGCGCGGATTGGTCCGCCCTCCGGCGTATGGTGGAGATGCGTGGAGTAGGCGTCGATCCTGCGACCTCGCCATTCGAACCGCACGTGCGCGACGGCGCGGTAGTCGTCCGCCGGATCGAGATTCCGCTCGCCGCTGGCCAGCACCCGGTGGGGCGTGAGCACGGCGTTCCCGTAGCGCTTGGGACGTTCGGGGCCATCGACGCTCGCGAACTGCATCCGGCAGCCCAGGCTGTCGGCCAGCGTCTCCGCTTGATTGCGGAGACTCGGGTTCTGCAGCACCTCCTGAAGGCACAGGACATCAGGCCGGATTCGCCGCAGCTCGCCGAGGATCACGCTCAGCCGCTTGGGCCAGTCGTGCTGATCGTGCCAGAGGTTGAGCGTCACCACCGTGAGCGTGTCGCCGGTTCGGGCCGCAGCCTCGGTGGGCTGCAGGCCGAAGGCGAGTGCGATGGCGATCGCCACGCGAGCGCTCACCGCCGGCCCGGCCCATGAACCGCCCGCCCGATTCGGTGCATGAGGTCAGGTGTGCCACATCTCGAGCCGCGACCGCAACCGCGGGCCGGCGCCTGGAGAGCTACGCCGCGATGCGCTTGGCCTGGGTGAGCCCGAGCTTCCAGCGCTCGAAGCGCTCGAAGTGCGCGGTGGACATCCGGCCCATGAGCTCGAGATCGCTCATCTGAACGCGAACCTTGATCGAGCGGCCGAGCCATGAGGTGCCGCGCGCCTCGATCCAGATGTCGCCGCGCTTCTCGAGCCGCACGGCATGGGGGCCGAGCAGGCCGATGACCCCCTCCGCATAGAGACCCAGGCGGTTCTCTTGCGGGCGCCAGACGCCGGTCCAGAATACGACGACGTTTTGGTCCGTCTTCTCCTTGCGCTTCGACAGGTCCCGGATCACCTCTTCGAGGCGGGCGATCGCCGGTGGGTCGTTGCGGGTGAAGCGCGCGGTGTTCCATGTGGCGAGACGGCGGATGCCCCAGCCGATCTGCACCAGCCCGGTGAAGATCGACTTGCCGGCGGCGCTCGGACGATCGTGGTCCATCCACACCCACGCCAGAGCGCTGAAGAGGCCGGTGAGGATCATCGCGGCCCCATCCACGAGCATGCCGTTGAGGGAAGGCCGCCAGAGATTCCAGAGCCCGGCCAAGGTGAGCCCCACGCCGACGATCACCAGCGGCACGAACGGAGCCGCCATGCCGCACGCGAGCGCGATCGGGCCGATGATGGCTTCGAACCAGGCGAGCCACCGCACCGATCGCTTCATCGAGACGCGGTAGGCGGCGTCGTCGAGTCGATTCCAGTCCGGAAGGTCGTGCAGCGAAAGCTCCGATCGCGGCTGAGCCCGGGGAGGGCTATGGAGTCATCGTCACGAAAGCTCGCGAGGTTGAGCCGCTCTCCTACACACGCGCCGGCTTTCCGCCGACGATCAGCTCACCCAGGCGTCCGCTCATTTCACCCTCTGCCGGACGCGCGAGGGGGTCAGTGGGAAGCTTCGAGCTTGCTCGCCGAGAGCCTGGCCAGTTGCGGCGAGAGCCGCAATGCCTCGCGGTACTCTGCCATCGCCTTCTCCATCCTGCCGGCCTTCTCATAGCCGGCAGCGAGCGCTTCCCGCGCCCGGTACGAGCGAGGCGACCGCTCGACCGCGAGCTCGAGCACTGTGATACCGGCGGCCGTCCGGCCCTCGTCGCCCATCAGCGTCTGTCCCACGGAGATCAGCCCAGCCTCGCTGATCACGAAGTCGGCGGGTCGAGCATGGGCGGCATCGGCCAGTCTCCGGTAGAGCCGCTTCAGCGAATCCGGTCCCACCCCTCCGCGTGCGGCGGCCAGGAGGCGGTTGGGGATGCTGACCGGATAGCGAAACGGCTCCTGCATCCATGCGTGGACGATCTTGCGGAACGGGAATTCCTGGTCGCTGTCGTTGGCGAGCTGGACGATGACCAGGCGCGACGGCGGATGGACGTAGATGCGCTGCCCCCTCGAGCCGTCCGCGAAGAAGTCCCGCTCGGCATCCCAGTTCTGCAATGGGATCCACCAGTAGTGCTGGTGCTGCATCTGCCACCACGTGACGACTTCGGGCTCGGTGCGCGCGGTGTCTCGCGTCGTCGATGCGGCAACCCAGTCGTGAGGCACGATCTGGACCCCGTCCGCCTTGCCGCCATCCAGGTAGAGGCGCCCGAACTTCGCCAGGTCACGTGCGGTCGCATTGAGTCCCGATGAGGCGCTTTCGCGACCATCCTTTCGATCGAGGTCCCAGCTCGCGTCGTGCTCGGCGCCGATCGGCTTCCAGATTCCCGCTTCGAGCTGCTCGGCGAGCGTCTTCCTGGTCGCGCTGGCGAGCGCCCATCCCAGCGCCTCGGTGTCGCTGTCCTTGTAGGCCCAGCGAACGCCCGGCGGGTCTTCGCGCTTCTGCCCGAGCAGCGCCTTGTCGCGGTTGGTGGCGTAGTAGAACTGCGCGTCGTCGGATCGGAGGTCGTGGAAAGCGCTGCCGTTGGTCCGCGTGTACGCGATCCCGGACTGCATCCCCAACAGTTGCCGGAGCGTGACGCCGGCGTAGGCCGCATGGTTCGCGAGCTCGGGAACGTAGGCGGTCACCGAATCGTCGAGGCTGCGAATCGCGCCGCTCGCGATCGCGCGCCCGAGCAGCGCCGACGTGACCGACTTGGTCACGGAGAACGAAGACGACGTGGTGGAGGCGTCGTAGCCGTCGAGGTAGCGCTCGTAGAGGATCGTATCGTCCCGAACGATGATGAACGCGCGGGCCTCCCGCCGCTGCAGATACTCGGCGAGCGGTCGCATCTGCATGTCGACGTCACGGACCGTCACGGTGTCGAAGTTCACGTGGCCCGGGGGTGCGATCACCCATCCGGCGGGCCGCTCCGGGCGGTGGACGATCCGCTGCGGAAAGATCTCGCGCGGCCGGTCCGCGGCCGGATCGCGATGGCGGAGAATGCGCATCGTCGTGCAGCCGTGGGTCAGGCAGGCCAGCAACGCGACGCCCACGAGCGACGCCAGGCGAGGGGCTCTCCGGGTCTTTCGAGCCCGGCGCGACTTCGCCTTCGGCATGAATGCCCTGAGCACGAGCCGCGACAGGGCCGCCCAGTCTCCGGCGGCGGAAGGCACGCGGCGCCGGCGCAGCAGGAAGCCGTGATAGGCGTAATAGAAGAGGTCCGCCAGGTCGCGACGTCCGGTGAGGCGGCGGAAGAGCTGCATCCGCTTCTGCTCGGCGAGCTGGGTGCGCTTCGCGACGTGGGCATCGAGAGCGGCCCACGAGAAGATCGCGGCATCCGAGGCGGACTCCCCTCGCTCACTCGAGAGATTCCTGCGCCCGAGCTCCTCCACGATCGCGGGAAGCGCGTCCAGCGGGCGGGCGCTCTTCAGGGCATCGGTCAGGATCTGGGCTTCGTCTTCCCATTCGCGAAGCAGGATCTCCATGAGCTCCCGGCGGTCCTTGAAGTGCCAGTAGAAGCTTCCCTTCGTCACGCCCAGCGTGCGCGCGAGCGCCTCGACGCGCACACCGTGCGGCCCGCGGTGGAGCAGAGCGAGCCGCGCGGCGCGTAGCCAGTCTTCTTTCGTTCGCGGGGTGGCCATACGGTTGCGTATGGTGACAGCCACCGCATGGGCTCGTCAATACGGTGCCGTATGGTTTCTCTCCGCGCT
This region includes:
- a CDS encoding porin, yielding MSLPFREAGGRRTSISKVWRWIPLGLAFLLLSTTSSPSRGQEAAAPDPAAMDTTLAAGEADAQKPAQRGLAKYNHWDWGFTTFRIGYGFLVDFVTHRQEDVAKEQVLTKDDAGLRDFRFMFKGKLATQRDITWTAGVMYDGGTKDWHMRQTGFMIAVPEINSHFFIGRTKEGYSQYKHMAGYDLWTFERTLFLDAFIPILGDGAKWIYNMPGHRLGWQLSYFNDATSEKEKFATYDQQVVARVTFLPIFSEANKELMHIAVMGRDVKPDEGQFQARSRPESYLTPYFVDTGKFPSDHARTFGLEAYYRKGPWLYGAEYGWQRMDAPTVGDPSFQGGNVTMVWLVTGETRGYNNVSGYFNAVSPKRTIFEGGPGALETSLNLSYMDLDSGTLRGGKFWRITPAVKWHMMDYLRIELAYGYGVLDRFDQQGATHFFQGRFITGL
- a CDS encoding type II asparaginase; translation: MRTLRWISALSVMAVIAVGAACAQTAKSQTKPAAKPKVIIVATGGTIAGSASSGTSAGYQSGAVGVDILINAVPQLKDIATVSGEQIASIGSQDMNDEVWLKLGKRVNEILAKPDVSGIAITHGTDTMEETSYFLNLVVKSDKPVVLTGSMRPSTAMSADGPLNIYNAVAIAGDPAARGRGVLVTVDDDIHSGHDIVKTHSTDVGTMASGEAGLIGATLFGKQTWYRMPAFVHTRKSEFSIDGVNALPRVDIIYAHANMSPDIITSAVEHGAKGIVMAGVGDGNMTAPSVEALKSVIAKGVVVVRSSRTNGGIIRRNIELNDDELGTVASMELNPAKARVLLQLALLKTQDAKKIQDYYNRY
- a CDS encoding endonuclease/exonuclease/phosphatase family protein; this translates as MAIAIALAFGLQPTEAAARTGDTLTVVTLNLWHDQHDWPKRLSVILGELRRIRPDVLCLQEVLQNPSLRNQAETLADSLGCRMQFASVDGPERPKRYGNAVLTPHRVLASGERNLDPADDYRAVAHVRFEWRGRRIDAYSTHLHHTPEGGPIRAKQIRHLLAYVDSTRGEGPVVLAGDFNAELHTPEMGLLTPRYVDAFRAVHPKATRDEASTYNKRFGPDPGVIDHVFVDKKARPKLLPVATELIFRGVGPDSVWASDHYGLVAKLAASRK
- a CDS encoding serine hydrolase, which translates into the protein MATPRTKEDWLRAARLALLHRGPHGVRVEALARTLGVTKGSFYWHFKDRRELMEILLREWEDEAQILTDALKSARPLDALPAIVEELGRRNLSSERGESASDAAIFSWAALDAHVAKRTQLAEQKRMQLFRRLTGRRDLADLFYYAYHGFLLRRRRVPSAAGDWAALSRLVLRAFMPKAKSRRARKTRRAPRLASLVGVALLACLTHGCTTMRILRHRDPAADRPREIFPQRIVHRPERPAGWVIAPPGHVNFDTVTVRDVDMQMRPLAEYLQRREARAFIIVRDDTILYERYLDGYDASTTSSSFSVTKSVTSALLGRAIASGAIRSLDDSVTAYVPELANHAAYAGVTLRQLLGMQSGIAYTRTNGSAFHDLRSDDAQFYYATNRDKALLGQKREDPPGVRWAYKDSDTEALGWALASATRKTLAEQLEAGIWKPIGAEHDASWDLDRKDGRESASSGLNATARDLAKFGRLYLDGGKADGVQIVPHDWVAASTTRDTARTEPEVVTWWQMQHQHYWWIPLQNWDAERDFFADGSRGQRIYVHPPSRLVIVQLANDSDQEFPFRKIVHAWMQEPFRYPVSIPNRLLAAARGGVGPDSLKRLYRRLADAAHARPADFVISEAGLISVGQTLMGDEGRTAAGITVLELAVERSPRSYRAREALAAGYEKAGRMEKAMAEYREALRLSPQLARLSASKLEASH